One genomic segment of Syntrophorhabdus sp. includes these proteins:
- a CDS encoding F0F1 ATP synthase subunit C → MKKVVSILMLSGLILVLSCGFVLAAEEAAKAPLDSNVKAMLAIGAGAAIGIAALGGALGQGKAAAAALEGIARNPGASGKIFAPMIIGLALIESLVIYALVIAFIFVGKL, encoded by the coding sequence ATGAAAAAGGTTGTGTCCATTTTGATGCTCAGCGGTTTGATCCTCGTTCTTTCCTGCGGCTTTGTGCTTGCGGCTGAGGAAGCTGCAAAGGCCCCCCTCGACTCAAATGTGAAGGCCATGTTGGCCATCGGCGCCGGCGCTGCGATCGGCATCGCGGCTCTTGGCGGCGCACTGGGACAGGGCAAAGCTGCGGCGGCAGCCCTTGAAGGCATTGCCAGAAACCCGGGAGCATCGGGAAAGATCTTCGCCCCGATGATCATCGGCCTCGCCCTCATCGAATCACTGGTCATCTACGCTCTGGTTATCGCATTCATTTTTGTAGGCAAACTCTAA
- the atpB gene encoding F0F1 ATP synthase subunit A produces MGHEAFTWVSFIPFLKTMPPHVSNAIVVSIFLLLIVFLGYRQVKKLEDQIVPDEKLTFRNLVEIIVEALTNFVKENMGERGPQFMLIIGTLALFILFNNLSGLIPGFLPATDNVNTTFACSLTVFVLTHYYGLREHGIKYLRQFVFISDMMPWYANVILSILMCPIELISHIARPMSLGIRLFGNITGDHLVTAIFFALVPLLIPVIFMFLGLFVAFVQTFVFTLLSMVYFAGAVSHDH; encoded by the coding sequence ATGGGGCATGAAGCTTTTACCTGGGTGTCGTTCATACCTTTCCTCAAGACAATGCCGCCGCATGTGTCGAATGCGATCGTTGTTTCGATCTTTCTTCTTCTCATCGTTTTTCTTGGCTACAGGCAGGTGAAAAAGCTGGAGGACCAGATCGTTCCCGACGAGAAGCTCACCTTCAGGAACCTCGTCGAGATCATTGTTGAGGCACTCACCAATTTCGTCAAGGAGAACATGGGTGAACGGGGACCTCAGTTCATGCTCATCATCGGCACACTGGCCCTTTTCATTCTCTTCAACAACCTTTCCGGTCTCATCCCCGGCTTCCTTCCCGCGACGGACAATGTGAACACGACCTTTGCCTGTTCGCTCACGGTGTTCGTCCTCACACACTATTACGGACTGCGGGAGCACGGGATCAAGTACCTGAGGCAGTTCGTCTTCATCAGTGACATGATGCCGTGGTACGCCAACGTTATCCTCAGCATCCTGATGTGCCCCATCGAGCTCATCAGCCACATTGCGAGACCCATGTCCCTGGGTATAAGGCTCTTCGGCAACATAACCGGTGACCACCTCGTTACCGCCATATTCTTCGCCCTCGTTCCGCTCCTGATACCGGTCATCTTTATGTTCCTCGGCCTCTTTGTCGCCTTTGTCCAGACATTCGTTTTCACACTGCTTTCCATGGTTTATTTTGCAGGTGCCGTTTCCCATGACCATTAA
- a CDS encoding AtpZ/AtpI family protein has product MTLQDSKKDIYRTLLNYSALGLEMGFCVVIGLVAGFYADKYLGTYPYLTFVFMIFGMIAAFKAVYRAYKRLKKEDDEGDYRNPG; this is encoded by the coding sequence ATGACTCTTCAAGACAGTAAGAAGGATATTTACAGGACGTTGCTCAACTATAGCGCCCTGGGTCTTGAAATGGGTTTTTGTGTTGTCATCGGTCTTGTGGCTGGCTTTTACGCCGACAAATATTTGGGCACGTATCCCTATCTCACGTTCGTTTTTATGATCTTTGGGATGATAGCCGCCTTCAAAGCGGTTTACCGGGCATACAAAAGGCTCAAAAAGGAAGACGATGAGGGAGATTACCGTAACCCAGGTTGA
- a CDS encoding response regulator, translating to MEDGKTILIVDDDEYFVKLLAEELGDEGYTTKHASNGVEAILVLKHLKPSLIILDIVMPVMDGMEVLGPIVRRYEDVPVILHSSYEDFRKDFKSWSADAYLVKSPDFRELKGVIRSLLTKNRRRRPSRTPRPGV from the coding sequence TTGGAAGATGGAAAGACGATCCTGATCGTCGACGATGACGAGTATTTCGTCAAGCTTCTTGCGGAAGAACTCGGCGACGAAGGCTACACAACGAAACACGCCTCGAACGGGGTCGAGGCGATCCTTGTCCTCAAGCACTTGAAGCCCAGCCTGATCATCCTCGATATCGTGATGCCCGTCATGGACGGCATGGAAGTGCTGGGGCCCATCGTGCGCAGATACGAAGACGTTCCCGTGATCCTTCACTCCTCCTACGAGGATTTCAGAAAAGACTTCAAAAGCTGGTCCGCCGACGCCTACCTTGTCAAGTCCCCTGATTTCAGGGAACTCAAGGGAGTGATCCGCTCGCTCCTCACCAAGAACCGCCGAAGAAGACCGAGCCGGACACCACGACCGGGGGTGTGA